From the Halorhabdus utahensis DSM 12940 genome, one window contains:
- a CDS encoding alpha/beta fold hydrolase — translation MRTRRRFLQTCIALSGASLAGCSEDDESTTPTSTTTTAVSTTASTPETDTATPEPSESTATDEPTETTEPTETESIDPETLKETGRAFVNQLAAGEYAAIMDDYAFSEQFAAQVDAEQLESIWTTQTASLGQFVELAGAEYSRSDGYHVTVVLARFTGGRQAVRLVFDDTATIVGLFFPASGGSYSPPEYVNQSAFEEVDRTIAATETCSLPAKLTLPTGEESIPGVVLVHGSGPNDMDETLGPNKPFKDLAWGLASRGVAVLRYDKRTHACDVDRAALTLDEKVTDDALTALGVLREHPRIDPSRTVVVGHSIGAMTAPRIADRDGSVAGAVMLAGNARPLLDVIPEQQEYLFRLDGELSDEEATQLQAVEQTVERIRSLDISEDEIRFGLGGRPFWRTVQEYDQVATAKELDVPLAIFQGERDYQVTVENGYNQWQQALGDRENVTFRSYADLNHLFMPGEGQPSPAEYFQPNNVSRAVVEDVASWVRRVTGEDNQ, via the coding sequence ATGCGAACTCGCCGCCGTTTCCTCCAGACGTGCATTGCCCTCTCCGGGGCGTCGCTGGCCGGCTGTTCGGAGGACGACGAATCGACGACACCGACGAGCACCACGACGACAGCGGTGTCCACGACAGCCTCGACGCCGGAAACCGACACGGCGACACCGGAACCGAGCGAGTCGACAGCGACCGACGAGCCCACAGAAACGACCGAACCGACTGAGACGGAATCCATCGATCCGGAGACACTCAAAGAGACCGGACGGGCGTTCGTCAACCAACTCGCTGCCGGCGAGTACGCCGCGATCATGGACGACTACGCGTTTTCCGAACAGTTCGCCGCCCAGGTTGACGCCGAGCAGCTCGAATCGATCTGGACCACCCAGACTGCGTCCCTCGGGCAGTTCGTCGAACTCGCCGGAGCGGAGTACAGCCGATCGGACGGGTATCACGTCACCGTGGTCCTCGCGCGCTTCACCGGCGGTCGACAGGCGGTCCGGCTCGTCTTCGACGACACCGCAACGATCGTCGGGCTGTTTTTCCCGGCGTCGGGCGGCTCCTATTCCCCGCCGGAGTACGTCAACCAGTCGGCGTTCGAGGAAGTCGATCGAACGATCGCGGCCACCGAAACCTGCTCACTCCCCGCAAAGCTCACGCTCCCGACAGGCGAGGAGTCGATCCCCGGCGTCGTCCTCGTCCACGGATCAGGCCCCAACGACATGGACGAGACGCTGGGGCCGAACAAACCGTTCAAGGATCTCGCGTGGGGGCTGGCGAGCCGTGGCGTCGCCGTCCTCCGGTATGACAAGCGAACGCATGCCTGTGACGTCGATCGGGCCGCGCTCACGCTCGACGAGAAGGTCACTGACGACGCGTTGACGGCGCTTGGCGTCCTCCGTGAACACCCCCGGATCGACCCCTCCCGAACTGTCGTCGTCGGTCACTCCATCGGCGCGATGACTGCACCGCGGATCGCCGACCGCGACGGCTCGGTTGCGGGTGCAGTCATGCTGGCTGGCAACGCTCGCCCACTACTGGACGTCATTCCGGAGCAACAGGAGTACCTGTTCCGTCTGGACGGGGAACTCAGCGACGAGGAGGCGACCCAACTCCAGGCGGTCGAACAAACGGTCGAACGAATTCGGTCGCTGGACATCAGTGAGGATGAGATCCGCTTCGGCCTCGGCGGGCGTCCCTTCTGGCGGACTGTCCAGGAATACGATCAGGTGGCGACGGCCAAGGAACTCGACGTGCCCCTCGCCATTTTCCAGGGCGAGCGTGATTACCAGGTCACGGTCGAGAATGGATACAACCAGTGGCAGCAGGCCCTCGGTGACCGGGAGAACGTCACCTTCCGGTCCTACGCCGACCTGAACCATCTCTTCATGCCGGGCGAGGGCCAGCCGTCACCGGCCGAGTACTTCCAGCCGAACAACGTCTCCCGCGCAGTCGTCGAGGACGTTGCGTCGTGGGTGCGACGGGTGACGGGCGAGGACAATCAGTAG
- a CDS encoding AEC family transporter, which produces MFGIQPSSLLGIFGTAILPIIAIAAAGFVLGRVKDVEAGPLNTITVYVLVPALVFHTLVMTPMDGETVLLVAVGVLAVTLVMLAIAGGVGRLAGRTEPLLGAFVLSAAFANSGNFGIPLSKFAFGEFGESTAVLYAAVQGVLLYTLGTYVAARGSGGALAGVRRAARIPLVYVVVVALGVRWLGLAPAAGSSAMETLRLVGDSSIPVMLLILGIQLSGTDYGAAIGQVGLSNLLKLTVAPVVAVGIAFVLGFEDQTVARVFILESAGPTAVTPIILLGEFSEHGDGPIGPAEFASTAILTSTLLSIPILTVLIALLRGGVVI; this is translated from the coding sequence GTGTTCGGCATCCAACCGAGTTCGCTGCTGGGCATCTTCGGGACGGCTATCCTGCCGATCATCGCCATCGCAGCCGCCGGGTTCGTCCTCGGGCGGGTCAAAGACGTCGAGGCCGGCCCGCTGAACACCATCACGGTCTACGTGCTGGTGCCCGCGCTGGTCTTTCATACCCTGGTGATGACGCCGATGGACGGCGAGACGGTCCTGCTCGTCGCCGTCGGCGTCCTCGCCGTGACGCTGGTCATGCTGGCCATCGCCGGCGGGGTCGGGCGGCTCGCGGGCCGGACCGAGCCCCTGCTGGGGGCGTTCGTCCTGTCGGCCGCCTTCGCCAACTCGGGGAACTTCGGCATCCCGCTCTCGAAGTTTGCCTTCGGCGAGTTCGGCGAGAGCACGGCGGTGCTCTACGCGGCGGTCCAGGGCGTGCTCCTGTACACCCTCGGGACGTACGTCGCAGCGCGGGGCAGCGGCGGGGCGCTCGCCGGCGTCCGTCGCGCGGCCCGGATCCCGCTGGTGTACGTGGTCGTCGTCGCGCTCGGCGTCCGCTGGCTCGGCCTCGCCCCGGCGGCCGGTTCATCGGCCATGGAGACGCTCCGGCTCGTCGGCGACTCCTCGATCCCGGTCATGCTACTCATCCTCGGGATCCAGCTCTCGGGGACGGACTACGGCGCAGCCATCGGCCAGGTGGGGCTCTCGAACCTGCTCAAACTCACGGTCGCACCGGTCGTCGCCGTCGGAATCGCGTTCGTCCTGGGCTTCGAAGATCAGACGGTCGCGCGTGTATTCATCCTCGAATCAGCTGGCCCCACCGCAGTCACGCCGATCATTCTGCTGGGCGAATTCAGCGAGCACGGCGACGGGCCGATCGGCCCCGCGGAGTTCGCCAGCACCGCGATCCTGACGTCGACACTGCTGAGCATCCCGATACTGACCGTCCTGATCGCACTCCTCAGGGGCGGCGTCGTGATCTAG
- a CDS encoding cation diffusion facilitator family transporter has protein sequence MANSRSVVLAALFANGAIAILKFIGFLLTQSPAMLSETYHSISDTGNQVFLLVGIRYGKKSASRAHPFGYGKAQFFYSFLVSVLLFGIAGWESAKHGFNAIMHHEAAALSGTVTQFGMTVPAIWVNYTVLVGGILFEGWAFSKAYAGMQSDIDEYGWNGFLEAFRKTSNVTTLTAFTEDTIALIGLVLALGGVFLTDFTGNPLFDATAALLIGLMLMGFAIALAWENKRLLLGESLPESEEKRLRKIIREWDGVAEIVDFRTVYFGPENVLVSSDVAFGSGLDTSEIDTHITDMENAIIDAYPDIRKVYIEPETKPSQDD, from the coding sequence AACGGGGCAATCGCTATCCTGAAGTTCATCGGCTTTCTGCTCACGCAAAGCCCAGCAATGCTCTCGGAGACGTATCACAGCATTTCCGACACGGGCAACCAGGTGTTCCTGCTCGTTGGCATCCGGTACGGCAAAAAGTCGGCATCCCGGGCGCATCCATTCGGCTACGGGAAAGCCCAGTTCTTCTATAGTTTCCTCGTGTCGGTGCTCCTGTTCGGCATCGCGGGGTGGGAGAGCGCCAAACACGGGTTCAACGCGATTATGCACCACGAGGCGGCTGCGCTGTCCGGCACCGTGACACAGTTCGGAATGACGGTCCCCGCGATATGGGTGAACTACACCGTCCTCGTCGGTGGAATCCTCTTCGAGGGATGGGCCTTTAGCAAGGCATATGCAGGTATGCAATCCGACATCGACGAATACGGATGGAACGGGTTCCTCGAGGCGTTCCGGAAAACGTCGAACGTGACGACGCTCACGGCGTTCACCGAGGACACGATCGCGCTGATCGGGTTGGTGTTAGCCCTCGGTGGTGTGTTCCTCACAGATTTCACAGGGAATCCGCTGTTCGACGCGACCGCTGCCCTGCTCATCGGCCTCATGCTCATGGGCTTTGCCATCGCCCTGGCCTGGGAGAACAAACGCCTGTTGTTGGGCGAGAGCCTCCCGGAGTCCGAAGAGAAACGCCTCCGGAAGATCATCCGAGAGTGGGACGGCGTCGCCGAAATCGTCGATTTTCGGACCGTCTACTTCGGCCCCGAAAACGTGCTTGTCTCCAGTGACGTGGCCTTCGGTTCCGGCCTCGACACCAGCGAGATCGATACGCACATCACGGACATGGAAAACGCCATTATCGACGCGTATCCGGATATCCGGAAAGTGTACATCGAACCCGAGACGAAACCATCACAAGACGACTGA
- a CDS encoding YqaA family protein: MVGLLAPLWDFLASSGGLAVLEDMVRSATGPIGLVVIAIYSFLIAFVLPLPSEIVLVPASHMRLGLSSNWTLAVIILVSGLGKAAGSVFAFHIGQEAKEYGPLVKWIQESRFDVIEWSERKTVQLAREFGYVGLALALSVPGFPDTISIYAFTILERDYGRFALATFAGSVGRLVVTVGFFGGAFYLF; encoded by the coding sequence ATCGTCGGACTGCTGGCCCCGCTCTGGGATTTCCTCGCGTCCAGCGGTGGGCTGGCCGTTCTCGAGGATATGGTGCGCTCGGCGACCGGGCCGATCGGACTGGTCGTGATCGCGATCTACTCGTTTCTGATCGCCTTCGTGTTGCCACTCCCTAGCGAAATCGTCCTGGTGCCGGCCAGCCACATGCGACTCGGACTGTCGTCCAACTGGACCCTGGCTGTCATCATCCTCGTCAGCGGACTCGGCAAAGCAGCCGGGAGCGTCTTCGCGTTCCATATCGGCCAGGAAGCCAAAGAGTACGGCCCGCTCGTCAAATGGATCCAGGAGTCCCGATTCGACGTCATCGAGTGGTCCGAACGCAAGACGGTCCAGCTCGCCAGGGAGTTCGGCTATGTCGGCCTCGCCCTCGCGCTGTCGGTACCCGGATTTCCGGACACGATCTCGATTTACGCGTTTACCATCCTCGAACGTGACTACGGACGGTTCGCGCTGGCGACGTTCGCCGGGAGTGTGGGTCGACTGGTCGTGACTGTTGGGTTCTTCGGCGGCGCGTTCTACTTGTTCTGA
- the mfnA gene encoding tyrosine decarboxylase MfnA yields MQRAEPQDFERVLSSMCTEPHPAAREAAQRFLATNPGDPGTYQTVTDLERRAVELLGEITGLGDPTGYVTSGGTEANVQAVRIARNRAETTDPNVVVPDSAHFSFTKAAEMLDVELRRIPTTDYRADVEAMADAIDDDTVAVVGVAGTTEYGHVDPIPALADLADEAGALMHVDAAFGGFFLPFTDFAWHFGHAEIDTMTIDPHKAGQAVVPAGGFLARSSDLLDELAIDTPYLESRSQVTLTGTRSGAGVASAVAAMEALWPEGYRRQYHASMDNAEWLADALADRGYTVVGPELPLLAADVSLSLIEQLRDRGWRVTKTGSGEMRVVCMPHVTRSMLRSFVADLDWY; encoded by the coding sequence ATGCAGCGAGCCGAGCCGCAGGATTTCGAACGCGTTCTCTCCTCGATGTGTACTGAACCACATCCAGCGGCTCGCGAGGCAGCGCAACGATTCCTCGCGACGAACCCGGGCGATCCCGGGACCTACCAGACGGTCACCGACCTCGAACGTCGGGCCGTCGAGCTGTTGGGGGAGATCACCGGTCTCGGCGACCCCACGGGCTACGTCACCAGCGGCGGGACCGAGGCCAACGTTCAGGCAGTCAGGATCGCGCGTAACCGGGCGGAGACAACTGACCCGAACGTCGTCGTGCCCGACAGCGCCCACTTCAGTTTCACGAAGGCCGCCGAAATGCTGGACGTTGAATTGCGCCGGATTCCGACGACGGACTACCGGGCCGACGTCGAGGCGATGGCCGACGCGATCGACGACGACACTGTCGCCGTCGTCGGTGTCGCGGGCACCACCGAGTACGGCCACGTCGACCCGATCCCCGCACTCGCCGACCTGGCCGACGAGGCCGGCGCGTTGATGCACGTCGACGCCGCTTTCGGTGGCTTCTTCCTGCCGTTCACGGACTTCGCGTGGCATTTCGGCCACGCCGAGATCGACACCATGACGATCGACCCACATAAAGCGGGCCAGGCAGTGGTCCCCGCCGGTGGCTTCCTCGCGCGTTCGAGTGATCTCCTCGACGAGCTGGCGATCGACACGCCGTATCTGGAGTCGCGCTCGCAAGTCACCCTGACCGGGACCAGAAGCGGCGCGGGCGTCGCCAGCGCAGTCGCTGCCATGGAGGCGCTGTGGCCCGAGGGCTATCGTCGACAGTACCACGCGTCGATGGACAACGCCGAGTGGCTCGCCGACGCACTCGCCGATCGCGGCTATACGGTCGTCGGCCCCGAACTCCCACTGCTGGCTGCCGACGTTTCGCTCTCGCTGATCGAGCAGTTACGCGACCGTGGCTGGCGAGTCACGAAGACCGGGTCCGGCGAGATGCGCGTCGTGTGTATGCCTCACGTCACGCGATCGATGCTCCGCTCGTTCGTCGCCGATCTCGACTGGTATTGA
- a CDS encoding PhzF family phenazine biosynthesis protein — MSTESLDVSLVDAFATESFAGNPAGVVPDGEDLTDDQMQAIAAELGASETAFVRSAEDADRTLRYFTPENEVDLCGHATIAAHARLFEQGDLGAGDHSISTNLGTLSIEIEADGTVWMAGDDPDVRSVDIGYDRLAEILGLTETAFAGVGMDLPIARASTGMPFLVVPVNYFEQLGDIAPNLAAIERLCDEHDATGLYAFTFDTLDRESTVHGRLFAPGVGVDEDPVTGTASGAVAAYLDRFAEIDATTVRCEQGDFLDRPGRVQVRVEDGVFVGGQAVTTLTGDISIPDIEDGDIIEV, encoded by the coding sequence ATGTCAACCGAATCGCTCGACGTTTCGCTCGTCGACGCGTTCGCGACGGAGTCCTTCGCCGGGAATCCGGCCGGCGTCGTTCCCGACGGCGAGGACCTGACCGACGATCAGATGCAAGCTATCGCCGCGGAACTCGGCGCGAGCGAGACGGCTTTCGTCCGCTCGGCCGAGGATGCCGACCGGACGCTTCGATATTTCACGCCCGAGAACGAGGTCGATCTCTGTGGACACGCGACGATCGCCGCTCACGCTCGGCTGTTCGAGCAGGGCGACCTCGGCGCCGGCGACCACTCGATTTCGACGAACCTCGGGACGCTCTCTATCGAGATCGAAGCCGACGGCACGGTTTGGATGGCGGGCGACGACCCCGACGTTCGGTCGGTCGACATCGGCTATGACCGGCTGGCCGAGATCCTCGGATTGACCGAGACAGCGTTCGCCGGCGTCGGCATGGATCTCCCGATCGCCCGGGCGTCGACGGGGATGCCATTTCTCGTCGTCCCCGTCAACTACTTCGAGCAGTTGGGTGACATCGCGCCCAACCTGGCGGCGATCGAGCGCCTCTGTGACGAACACGACGCGACCGGGCTGTACGCGTTCACGTTCGACACCCTCGATCGAGAGTCGACAGTGCATGGCCGGCTGTTCGCGCCGGGCGTCGGCGTCGACGAAGATCCCGTTACTGGGACGGCAAGCGGTGCGGTCGCGGCGTATCTTGACCGGTTCGCCGAGATCGACGCCACCACGGTCCGGTGTGAACAGGGGGACTTCCTGGATCGTCCCGGGCGGGTGCAGGTTCGCGTCGAAGACGGCGTCTTCGTCGGCGGGCAGGCCGTGACGACACTGACCGGCGACATTTCCATTCCGGACATCGAGGACGGGGACATCATCGAAGTCTGA
- a CDS encoding phosphoribosyltransferase, which produces MADLPEEFPCTITNWEYIYGLCRDVSDDVKADDFEPDVVVSLARGGWFAGRTLCDFLGLDDLTSLKIEHYVGTAAKSQEPEVRYPMPEGSVAGKDVLIVDDIADTGQSLEHAYEYVSERDPNAVRTATLQLLQTSEFEPDFVGERLAEWVWVVYPWNFIEDMTDLISSVMAKADAETFSEEDVRSLLRSYHEVDPIEMEIAQPDRMAEVLTEMERRGVIEYAGEDAWRLAAED; this is translated from the coding sequence ATGGCCGACCTGCCGGAGGAATTCCCCTGTACCATCACGAACTGGGAGTACATCTACGGGCTGTGCCGGGATGTCAGCGACGACGTCAAGGCCGACGACTTCGAGCCCGACGTCGTCGTGTCGCTGGCCCGTGGCGGCTGGTTCGCCGGTCGGACGCTGTGTGACTTTCTCGGACTGGACGACCTCACGAGCCTCAAGATCGAACACTACGTCGGGACCGCGGCCAAGAGCCAGGAGCCCGAGGTTCGCTACCCGATGCCAGAAGGCTCGGTCGCTGGCAAGGACGTCCTGATCGTCGACGACATCGCCGACACCGGCCAGTCGCTCGAACACGCCTACGAATACGTGAGCGAGCGCGATCCGAACGCCGTCCGAACCGCCACGTTGCAGTTGCTCCAGACCAGCGAGTTCGAGCCGGACTTCGTCGGCGAACGCCTGGCGGAGTGGGTCTGGGTCGTCTACCCCTGGAACTTCATCGAGGACATGACCGATCTGATCAGTAGCGTCATGGCGAAGGCCGACGCCGAAACCTTCAGCGAGGAGGACGTCCGGTCGCTGTTGCGTTCCTATCACGAGGTCGATCCGATAGAGATGGAGATCGCCCAGCCCGACCGCATGGCCGAGGTGCTCACGGAGATGGAACGTCGCGGCGTGATCGAGTATGCCGGCGAGGACGCCTGGCGGCTCGCTGCGGAGGACTGA
- a CDS encoding segregation and condensation protein A gives MTEEELMSENKQVDTEKGEQTRPDGGTDVMTGSGGFTQPSLDADGEVEPVEVLVGLAEDDEIDPWDIDVVRVTDKFLERLDEADLRTSGRALFYASVLLRLKSDALLEDDDPAEEPAVDELADPFAAGDLSGGDSDPFDALEDEMDRRLDRKRARGTPDTLEDLVRELREAERSADWKESREYDTSDSPRGFRRGTQELDYRMDDDMREDAEPTVEDVTGTAHGENVEELVESVATKIETQFDAGRDAVLFAEVDGAAGSRIESFLGLLFLSNQGRIVLEQDEYFGDLWIQPPESTAAE, from the coding sequence ATGACTGAGGAGGAATTGATGAGTGAGAACAAACAAGTAGACACTGAGAAGGGGGAACAGACACGGCCGGACGGCGGGACAGATGTGATGACGGGGTCCGGGGGATTTACCCAGCCGTCACTGGATGCGGACGGTGAGGTCGAACCCGTCGAAGTCCTGGTCGGGCTGGCGGAGGACGACGAGATCGACCCGTGGGACATCGACGTGGTGCGAGTGACCGACAAGTTCCTCGAACGTCTCGACGAGGCCGACCTCCGGACGTCCGGGCGGGCGCTGTTCTACGCGAGTGTCCTGTTGCGGCTGAAAAGCGACGCGCTGCTGGAAGACGACGACCCTGCCGAGGAACCTGCGGTGGACGAACTGGCCGATCCGTTCGCCGCCGGCGATCTTTCGGGGGGAGATAGCGATCCGTTCGACGCCTTAGAGGACGAGATGGACCGGCGACTCGACCGCAAACGGGCACGCGGGACGCCCGACACGCTCGAAGACCTCGTCCGCGAGCTTCGGGAGGCCGAGCGGTCCGCCGACTGGAAGGAGTCCAGGGAGTACGACACCAGCGACTCCCCGCGTGGATTCCGCCGCGGGACCCAGGAACTCGACTACCGGATGGACGACGACATGCGGGAGGACGCCGAGCCCACTGTCGAGGACGTGACCGGGACGGCCCACGGCGAGAACGTCGAGGAACTCGTCGAGTCCGTCGCCACGAAGATCGAGACGCAGTTCGACGCCGGGCGCGACGCGGTGTTGTTTGCCGAAGTCGACGGTGCCGCCGGCTCACGCATCGAGTCGTTCCTGGGCCTGCTCTTTCTGTCAAACCAGGGCCGGATCGTCCTCGAGCAGGACGAGTACTTCGGGGACCTGTGGATCCAACCCCCCGAATCGACGGCGGCCGAGTGA